A single window of Triplophysa dalaica isolate WHDGS20190420 chromosome 14, ASM1584641v1, whole genome shotgun sequence DNA harbors:
- the LOC130435838 gene encoding extracellular calcium-sensing receptor-like, with the protein MLIFLHTLLLFQYPDAFAKYTLCRMMGDPTYPLLSMEGDISIGAIFAIHSKLTLPSFEFTEKPKFLTCSSVNLQDFRGAQTMIFAIDEINRSNLLLPNISIGYRIYDSCGSRLSSMSAIMALMNGQEIAEGYKCNGHYFTNAIIGEPQSSASVILSRTTGPFKIPVISPSATCECLSNRKEFPSFFRTIASDYHQSRALAYIVKYFGWSWVGAVNSDNDYGNYGMAIFLNTAQEEGICVEYSVKFLRTDPEKLKKVVETVKHGTTKVVVAFMTSFEMYSLLEQLNIQNITGLQIIGVEAWMTSSSMIAPYSFRVLGGSLGFAVRKVNIDGFADYVTKAFWDTVIPCSQRYMNGSQYEVHCSRYQDLLVYKNYNEDVPEQRYPSNIYKAVYAVAYALHSLLKCKKQEGCEKNLTIPPEQVIGALKTINFTVKFGDRVWFDNTGSTIAQYEVVNWQQDKNGSIQFKAVGYYDASLPPDQRFVLNTEKIIWAGGRLKKPRSVCSESCPPGTRKAVQKGRPVCCYDCIPCADGEISNETDSNNCMQCPGEYWSNAEKNKCVLKTVEFLSFTEVMGIVLVFFSLFGVGITVLVTVLFYSKKDTPIVKANNSELSFLLLFSLTLCFLCSLTFIGRPTEWSCMLRHTAFGITFVLCISCVLGKTIVVLMAFKATLPGSNVMKWFGPVQQRFSVLAFTLIQVLICVLWLTISPPFPYKNMKYYKEKIILECSLGSIVGFWAVLGYIGVLALLCFILAFLARTLPDNFNEAKFITFSMLIFCAVWITFIPAYVSSPGKFTVAVEIFAISASSFGLLFCIFAPKCYIILFKPEQNTKQHMMGKA; encoded by the exons ATGCTTATCTTTCTCCACACACTCCTGCTTTTCCAATACCCTGACGCATTTGCTAAATATACTCTTTGCCGAATGATGGGAGACCCAACATACCCGCTGCTGTCCATGGAAGGAGACATAAGTATTGGTGCAATTTTTGCAATCCACAGTAAATTAACATTGCCTTCATTTGAGTTTACGGAAAAACCTAAGTTTCTAACATGCTCCAG tgtaaaccTACAAGATTTCCGTGGGGCTCAAACTATGATTTTTGCGATCGATGAGATCAACAGAAGTAATTTGTTGCTCCCAAATATTTCTATTGGCTACAGAATCTATGATAGCTGTGGTTCAAGACTGTCTTCTATGAGTGCAATTATGGCATTGATGAATGGACAAGAAATTGCAGAAGGTTACAAATGCAATGgacattattttacaaatgcTATTATAGGGGAACCACAGTCCTCTGCCTCAGTGATTCTCTCCAGAACCACAGGACCTTTTAAAATCCCAGTG ATAAGTCCTTCAGCCACATGTGAATGTCTCAGTAATAGGAAAGAATTCCCCTCGTTCTTTAGAACTATTGCAAGTGATTATCACCAGAGCAGAGCACTTGCATACATAGTCAAATATTTTGGCTGGTCTTGGGTTGGAGCTGTGAACAGTGACAATGATTATGGAAATTATGGAATGGCCATATTTCTGAATACAGCCCAGGAGGAAGGAATTTGTGTAGAGTACTCTGTAAAATTTTTGCGAACAGATcctgaaaaattaaaaaaagtagtagaaacagtaaaacatggCACAACAAAAGTGGTTGTTGCATTTATGACTAGTTTTGAGATGTATAGTCTACTTGAACAGTTAAATATTCAGAACATTACAGGCCTCCAAATTATTGGCGTAGAGGCATGGATGACTTCAAGTAGTATGATTGCTCCATACAGTTTTCGTGTCCTGGGAGGGTCACTAGGGTTTGCAGTAAGAAAAGTCAATATTGACGGTTTTGCAGATTATGTTACAAAAGCATTCTGGGACACAGTTATTCCTTGCTCACAGAGATACATGAATGGATCTCAATATGAAGTACATTGCAGCAGATATCAAGATCTACTTGTgtataaaaattacaatgaagATGTGCCAGAACAACGTTATCCAAGCAACATCTACAAGGCAGTGTATGCTGTGGCTTATGCACTACACAGTCTActcaaatgcaaaaaacaagAAGGTTGTGAAAAAAACCTGACAATACCACCAGAGCAG GTGATTGGGGCTTTGAAAACGATCAATTTCACAGTTAAGTTTGGAGATCGTGTGTGGTTTGACAACACTGGGTCAACAATAGCGCAGTATGAAGTTGTGAACTGGcaacaagacaaaaatggaTCGATTCAGTTTAAAGCAGTAGGTTACTATGATGCCTCACTGCCCCCTGACCAGCGCTTTGTGCTTAACACTGAAAAAATCATATGGGCTGGAGGACGGCTGAag AAGCCAAGGTCTGTGTGCAGTGAGAGTTGCCCTCCAGGCACTAGGAAGGCTGTACAGAAAGGAAGACCTGTCTGCTGTTATGACTGTATTCCGTGTGCAGATGGAGAAATCAGTAATGAGACAG ATTCAAATAACTGCATGCAGTGTCCAGGGGAATACTGGTCTAatgctgaaaaaaataaatgtgtgttaaagACTGTAGAGTTTCTGTCATTCACAGAAGTTATGGGTATAGTGTTGGTCTTTTTCTCACTGTTTGGAGTAGGAATAACTGTTCTGGTCACAGTTCTGTTTTACAGTAAGAAGGACACCCCCATAGTGAAAGCCAACAACTCAGAGCTGAGCTTCCTGCTGCTCTTCTCATtgactctgtgttttctctgttcacttACTTTCATTGGTCGCCCCACTGAGTGGTCCTGTATGTTACGTCACACAGCGTTTGGGATCACTTTTGTACTCTGTATCTCCTGTGTTCTGGGTAAAACAATAGTTGTGTTAATGGCCTTCAAGGCCACACTTCCAGGAAGTAAcgtcatgaaatggtttgggccGGTACAACAGAGATTCAGTGTTCTTGCATTTACACTTATACAGGTTCTTATTTGTGTGCTTTGGCTAACAATATCTCCTCCTTTTCcatacaaaaatatgaaatattataaagAGAAGATCATTCTTGAGTGCAGTCTGGGGTCTATTGTAGGTTTCTGGGCTGTACTGGGTTATATTGGTGTACTGGCTCTCTTGTGCTTCATTCTGGCCTTTCTGGCTCGGACACTGCCTGATAACTTCAATGAAGCTAAATTCATCACATTCAGTATGCTCATATTCTGTGCTGTGTGGATCACATTTATTCCAGCTTATGTCAGTTCTCCTGGAAAATTTACTGTAGCTGTCGAGATATTTGCCATTTCAGCCTCAAGCTTTGGTTTACTATTTTGCATATTTGCCCCTAAATGCTACATCATCCTGTTTAAAcctgaacaaaatacaaaacaacatatGATGGGAAAAGCATAA
- the LOC130435821 gene encoding extracellular calcium-sensing receptor-like, translating into MLIFLHTYLLFHQLQANGENTVCRMMEDPKYPLLSKDGDINIGALFSIHSIETLSSFEFTEKPQLLSCTSVNLRDFRMAQIMTFAIEEINKSETLLPNVSIGYRIYDTCGSRLTSMNSTMALMNGQELEVGDKCNGQALIPVHAIIGESESSATVILSRATGPFKIPVISHSATCECLSNRKAYPSFFRTIASDYHQSRALAYIVKHFGWSWVGAVNTDNDYGNNGMAIFLNTAQEEGICIEYSVKFYRTEPEKLQKAVDIIKQSTAKVIVAFLTSFEMNILLEQLNIQNITGLQMIGVEAWITAEKLITPNSFRVLGGSLGFSVRKIDIEGFSDYVVNAFWETALPCSQKDKHSTQGHLNCNKYQDLLVFQNYNEDVPEHRYSSNVYKAVYAVSYALHSLLNCKEKEGCEKGLTIQPQQVVDALKMVNFTVKFGDRVWFDSTGGAVAQYEVVNWQQDSDGSIQFKAVGYYDASLPPDQRFVLYTENIVWAGGQLEKPRSVCSESCPPGTRKAVQKGRPVCCYDCIPCADGEISNETDSNNCMQCPGEYWSNAEKNKCVLKAVEFLSFTEVMGIVLFFFSLFGVGITVLVTVLFYSKKDTPIVKANNSELSFLLLFSLTLCFLCSLTFIGRPTEWSCMLRHTAFGITFVLCISCVLGKTIVVLMAFKATLPGSNVMKWFGPVQQRLSVLAFTLIQVLICVLWLTISPPFPYKNMKYYKEKIILECSLGSIVGFWAVLGYIGLLALLCFILAFLARTLPDNFNEAKYITFSMLIFCAVWITFIPAYVSSPGKFTVAVEIFAILASSFGLLFCIFAPKCYIILFKHEQNSKQHLLGKTQKKSY; encoded by the exons ATGCTGATCTTTCTTCACACATACCTACTTTTTCATCAACTTCAGGCAAATGGAGAAAACACTGTTTGCCGAATGATGGAAGACCCGAAATACCCACTGCTGTCCAAGGATGGAGACATAAATATTGGTGCCCTTTTTTCAATACACAGTATAGAAACATTGTCTTCATTTGAGTTCACAGAGAAACCTCAACTTCTATCATGCACCAG CGTGAATCTAAGAGATTTTCGGATGGCTCAGATCATGACTTTTGCCATTGAGGAGATAAACAAAAGTGAAACTTTGTTACCAAATGTTTCTATTGGCTACAGAATATATGACACCTGTGGATCACGACTGACTTCTATGAATTCAACAATGGCTTTAATGAATGGACAGGAGTTGGAAGTGGGGGATAAATGCAATGGACAGGCGCTTATACCTGTACATGCTATCATTGGAGAATCAGAGTCTTCTGCCACAGTGATTCTGTCCAGAGCAACGGGACCTTTTAAAATTCCAGTG ATAAGTCACTCAGCAACATGTGAGTGTCTCAGTAATAGGAAAGCTTACCCATCATTCTTCAGAACTATTGCTAGTGATTATCACCAGAGCAGAGCACTTGCATACATAGTCAAACACTTTGGCTGGTCTTGGGTTGGAGCTGTGAACACTGACAATGACTATGGAAACAATGGAATGGCCATATTTCTTAATACAGCCCAGGAGGAGGGCATATGCATTGAGTACTCTGTAAAATTCTACCGAACAGAGCCTGAAAAACTCCAGAAAGCAGTagacataataaaacaaagcacTGCTAAAGTCATAGTTGCGTTTCTTACCAGTTTTGAGATGAACATTCTACTTGAGCAGTTAAATATTCAGAACATAACAGGCCTCCAAATGATTGGTGTGGAAGCATGGATAACAGCAGAGAAATTGATCACTCCAAACAGCTTTCGTGTCCTTGGAGGATCACTGGGTTTTTCCGTAAGAAAAATTGATATTGAAGGATTTTCAGATTATGTTGTTAATGCATTCTGGGAGACAGCTTTACCATGCTCGCAGAAAGATAAACATTCAACTCAAGGTCATTTAAACTGCAACAAATATCAGGATCTTCTTGTGTTTCAAAATTACAATGAAGATGTGCCTGAACATAGATATTCAAGTAATGTCTACAAAGCAGTGTATGCTGTGTCTTATGCACTACACAGTCTGCTCAATTGCAAAGAAAAAGAAGGTTGTGAGAAGGGCCTGACAATACAACCACAGCag GTTGTTGATGCTCTGAAAATGGTAAATTTTACAGTTAAATTTGGAGATCGTGTGTGGTTTGACAGCACTGGTGGTGCAGTAGCCCAGTATGAAGTTGTGAACTGGCAGCAGGACTCTGATGGATCAATTCAGtttaaagcagtgggttactaTGATGCCTCACTGCCCCCTGACCAGCGCTTTGtgctttacactgaaaacatCGTCTGGGCTGGAGGACAGCTAGAG AAGCCAAGGTCTGTGTGCAGTGAGAGTTGTCCTCCAGGCACTAGGAAGGCTGTACAGAAAGGAAGACCTGTCTGCTGTTATGACTGTATTCCATGTGCAGATGGAGAAATCAGTAATGAGACAG ATTCAAATAACTGCATGCAGTGTCCAGGGGAATACTGGTCTAatgctgaaaaaaataaatgtgtgttaaagGCTGTAGAGTTTCTGTCATTCACAGAAGTTATGGGTAtagtgctgttttttttctcactgtTTGGTGTAGGAATAACTGTTCTGGTCACAGTTCTGTTTTACAGTAAGAAGGACACCCCCATAGTGAAAGCCAACAACTCAGAGCTGAGCTTCCTGCTGCTCTTCTCATtgactctgtgttttctctgttcacttACTTTCATTGGTCGCCCCACTGAGTGGTCCTGTATGTTACGTCACACAGCGTTTGGGATCACTTTTGTCCTCTGTATATCTTGTGTTCTGGGGAAAACAATAGTTGTGTTAATGGCCTTCAAGGCCACACTTCCAGGAAGTAAtgtcatgaaatggtttgggcctGTACAACAGAGACTCAGTGTTCTTGCCTTTACACTTATACAGGTTCTCATCTGTGTGCTTTGGCTAACAATATCTCCTCCTTTTccctataaaaatatgaaatattataaagAGAAGATCATTCTTGAGTGCAGTCTGGGTTCTATTGTAGGTTTCTGGGCTGTACTGGGTTATATAGGCCTACTGGCTCTCTTGTGCTTCATTCTGGCTTTTCTGGCTCGGACACTGCCTGATAATTTCAATGAAGCTAAATACATCACATTCAGTATGCTCATATTCTGTGCTGTGTGGATCACATTTATTCCAGCTTATGTCAGTTCTCCTGGAAAATTTACTGTAGCTGTCGAGATATTTGCCATTTTGGCTTCAAGCTTTGGTTTATTATTCTGCATATTTGCACCGAAATGTTACATCATACTGTTTAAGCATGAACAAaattcaaaacaacatttgttgggaaaaacacaaaaaaaatcctactga
- the LOC130435827 gene encoding extracellular calcium-sensing receptor-like — translation MLIFLYTLLIFHHPYAKAENNPCQMMGDPKYPLLYKNGDITFGGLFAIHSKETLSSFEFTQKPQVLSCSSVNLRDFRLAQIMTFAIEEINRSAILLPNVSIGYKIFDTCASRLSSMSATMEVMNGQEFSEEDKCNGHTPIHAIIGETESSATVILSRTTGPFKIPVISHSATCECLSNRKAYPSFFRTIASDYHQSRALAYIVKHFGWSWVGAVNSDNDYGNNGMAIFLHTAKKEEICVEYSVKFYRTEPEKLQKAVDIIKKGTAKVIVAFISVFEMGLLIEQLRIQNITGLQIIGVEAWITSKSLITPNTFHVLGGSLGFAVRKIAVEAFSDYVTNAFWETVIPCSQSDDNSCKTELNCSRYQDLLVLRCYNEDVPEQRFSSNVYKAVYAVAHAVHNMLKCKEHNGCDQDLTIQPHQIVEALKKVNFTVKFGDRVWFDNTGSTVAQYEVVNWQQDSDGSIQFKAVGYYDASLPPDQRFVLNTENIIWAGGQLQPRSVCSESCPPGTRKAGQKGRPVCCYDCIPCADGEISNETDSNNCMQCPGEFWSNAEKSKCVLKAVEFLSFTEVMGIVLVFFSLFGVGITVLLAILFHNKRDTPIVKANNSELSFLLLFSLTLCFLCSLTFIGRPTEWSCMLRHTAFGITFVLCISCVLGKTIVVLMAFKATLPGSNVMKWFGPVQQRLSVLTFTLIQVLICVLWLTISPPFPYKNMKFYKEKIILVCSLGSSVGFWVVLGYIGLLALLCFILAFLARKLPDNFNEAKFITFSMLIFSAVWITFIPAYVSSPGKFTVAVEIFAILASSFGLLFCIFAPKCYIILFKPEQNTKQHLMGKSQTNSY, via the exons ATGCTGATCTTTCTATACACACTCTTGATTTTCCATCATCCTTATGCGAAGGCGGAAAACAATCCTTGCCAAATGATGGGAGACCCTAAATACCCGCTGCTGTACAAGAATGGAGATATAACTTTTGGGGGACTTTTTGCAATACACAGCAAAGAAACCTTATCTTCATTTGAGTTTACGCAGAAACCTCAGGTTTTATCATGCTCCAG TGTGAATCTAAGAGATTTTCGTCTGGCTCAGATTATGACATTTGCTATTGAGGAGATTAATAGAAGTGCAATTTTGCTCCCTAATGTTTCTATTGGCTACAAAATCTTTGATACCTGTGCTTCAAGATTGTCTTCTATGAGTGCAACTATGGAAGTGATGAATGGACAGGAGTTTTCAGAAGAAGATAAATGCAATGGACACACTCCTATACATGCTATCATAGGAGAAACAGAGTCTTCTGCCACAGTGATTCTGTCCAGAACTACAGGACCTTTTAAAATCCCAGTG ATAAGTCACTCAGCAACATGTGAATGTCTCAGTAATAGGAAAGCTTACCCATCATTCTTCAGAACTATTGCTAGTGATTATCACCAGAGCAGAGCACTTGCATACATAGTCAAACACTTTGGCTGGTCTTGGGTTGGAGCTGTGAACAGTGACAATGATTATGGAAACAATGGAATGGCCATCTTTCTTCATACAGCCAAAAAGGAGGAGATATGTGTAGAGTACTCTGTGAAATTCTACCGAACAGAGCCTGAAAAACTCCAAAAAGCAGtagacataataaaaaaaggcACTGCAAAAGTAATTGTTgcatttatttcagtgtttgagATGGGATTACTTATTGAGCAGCTACGTATTCAGAACATTACAGGCCTCCAAATTATTGGTGTGGAGGCATGGATAACTTCAAAGAGTTTGATCACTCCAAACACATTTCATGTTCTTGGAGGGTCACTGGGGTTTGCAGTAAGAAAAATTGCTGTTGAAGCGTTTTCCGATTATGTTACAAACGCATTTTGGGAGACAGTTATTCCATGTTCACAGAGCGATGACAATTCATGTAAAACTGAACTTAATTGCAGCAGATATCAGGATCTACTTGTTTTGAGATGTTACAATGAAGATGTGCCTGaacaaagattttcaagcaatgtCTACAAAGCAGTTTATGCTGTGGCTCATGCAGTACACAATATGCTCAAGTGCAAAGAACATAATGGTTGTGATCAAGACCTGACAATACAACCACATCAG ATTGTTGAGGCTCTAAAAAAAGTCAACTTCACTGTGAAGTTTGGCGATCGTGTGTGGTTTGACAACACTGGTTCAACAGTAGCACAGTATGAAGTTGTGAACTGGCAGCAGGACTCTGATGGATCAATTCAGtttaaagcagtgggttactaTGATGCCTCACTGCCCCCTGACCAGCGCTTTGTGCTTAACACTGAAAACATCATCTGGGCTGGAGGACAGCTGCAG CCAAGGTCTGTGTGCAGTGAGAGTTGTCCTCCAGGCACTAGGAAGGCTGGACAGAAAGGAAGACCTGTCTGCTGTTATGACTGTATTCCATGTGCAGATGGAGAAATCAGTAATGAGACAG ATTCAAATAACTGCATGCAGTGTCCAGGGGAATTCTGGTCTAATGctgaaaaaagtaaatgtgtgttaaagGCTGTAGAGTTTCTGTCATTCACAGAAGTTATGGGTATAGTGTTGGTCTTTTTTTCACTGTTTGGAGTAGGAATAACTGTACTTTTGGCCATTCTGTTTCATAATAAGAGGGACACCCCCATAGTAAAAGCCAACAACTCAGAGCTGAGCTTCCTGCTGCTCTTCTCATtgactctgtgttttctctgttcgCTTACTTTCATTGGTCGCCCCACTGAGTGGTCCTGTATGTTACGTCACACAGCGTTTGGGATCACTTTTGTCCTCTGTATCTCCTGTGTTCTGGGGAAAACAATTGTTGTGTTAATGGCCTTCAAGGCCACACTTCCAGGAAGTAAtgtcatgaaatggtttgggcctGTACAACAGAGACTCAGTGTTCTTACCTTTACACTTATTCAGGTTCTTATCTGTGTGCTTTGGCTAACAATATCTCCTCCTTTTccctataaaaatatgaaattttatAAAGAGAAGATCATTCTTGTCTGCAGTTTAGGATCATCTGTAGGTTTTTGGGTTGTACTGGGTTACATTGGTCTACTGGCTCTCTTGTGCTTCATTCTGGCTTTTCTGGCTCGGAAGCTGCCTGATAACTTCAATGAAGCTAAATTCATCACATTCAGTATGCTCATATTCAGTGCTGTGTGGATCACATTTATTCCAGCTTATGTCAGTTCCCCTGGAAAATTTACTGTAGCTGTGGAGATATTTGCCATTTTAGCCTCAAGCTTTGGtttattattctgtatatttgcACCTAAATGTTACATCATCCTGTTTAAGCccgaacaaaatacaaaacaacatttaatgggAAAGTCACAAACCAACTCCTACTGA